In a single window of the Streptomyces sp. CGMCC 4.7035 genome:
- the frc gene encoding formyl-CoA transferase, giving the protein MTKALDGIRVLDMTHVQSGPSATQLLAWLGADVIKLEAPTGDITRGQLRDLPNVDSLYFTMLNCNKRSITLNTKTERGKEILTELIRRCDVMVENFGPGAVDRMGFTWDRIQEINPRIVYASIKGFGDGPYTNFKAYEVVAQAMGGSMSTTGFEDGPPLATGAQIGDSGTGVHAVAGILAALFQREKTGRGQRVNVAMQHAVLNLCRVKLRDQQRLAHGPLAEYPNEDFGDEVPRSGNASGGGQPGWAVKCAPGGPNDYVYVIVQPVGWKPISELIGRPELADDPEWATPQARLPKLNKMFQLIEEWSSTLPKWEVLERLNAHNIPCGPILSTKEIIEDASLVANEMVVRVPHPERGEFVTVGSPLKLSDSPVEVTGSPLLGEHNEEIYIGELGLGDEELRLLKSNGVI; this is encoded by the coding sequence ATGACCAAGGCTCTCGACGGCATCCGCGTCCTGGACATGACTCACGTCCAGTCCGGGCCCTCCGCGACCCAGCTGCTCGCCTGGCTCGGCGCGGACGTCATCAAGCTGGAGGCGCCGACCGGTGACATCACGCGCGGGCAGCTGCGTGACCTCCCGAACGTCGACTCCCTCTACTTCACGATGCTCAACTGCAACAAGCGGAGCATCACCCTCAACACCAAGACCGAGCGCGGCAAGGAGATCCTCACCGAGCTGATCCGGCGCTGCGACGTCATGGTCGAGAACTTCGGGCCGGGCGCGGTCGACCGCATGGGCTTCACCTGGGACCGCATCCAGGAGATCAATCCGCGTATCGTCTATGCCTCCATCAAGGGGTTCGGCGACGGTCCGTACACCAACTTCAAGGCGTACGAGGTCGTCGCGCAGGCCATGGGCGGGTCGATGTCGACCACGGGTTTCGAGGACGGGCCGCCGCTGGCGACGGGGGCCCAGATCGGGGACTCGGGGACGGGTGTGCACGCCGTGGCGGGGATTCTCGCGGCGCTGTTCCAGCGGGAGAAAACCGGGCGTGGGCAGCGGGTCAACGTGGCCATGCAGCACGCTGTACTCAACCTGTGCCGGGTGAAGCTGCGCGATCAGCAACGCCTGGCACACGGGCCGCTCGCTGAATATCCCAACGAGGACTTCGGCGATGAAGTTCCCCGCTCGGGCAACGCGTCCGGCGGCGGTCAGCCCGGCTGGGCGGTCAAGTGCGCGCCGGGCGGCCCGAACGACTACGTGTACGTCATCGTGCAGCCCGTGGGCTGGAAGCCGATCAGCGAACTCATCGGCCGGCCCGAACTCGCGGACGACCCCGAGTGGGCGACGCCGCAGGCCCGGCTGCCGAAGCTGAACAAGATGTTCCAGCTGATCGAGGAGTGGTCGTCGACGCTCCCCAAGTGGGAGGTCCTGGAGCGGCTCAACGCCCACAACATCCCGTGCGGGCCGATCCTGTCGACCAAGGAGATCATCGAGGACGCCTCGCTCGTCGCCAACGAGATGGTGGTGCGCGTACCGCACCCGGAGCGCGGCGAGTTCGTGACCGTCGGCAGCCCGCTCAAGCTCTCCGACTCCCCCGTCGAGGTGACCGGTTCACCGCTGCTCGGCGAGCACAACGAAGAGATCTACATCGGCGAGCTGGGCCTCGGGGACGAGGAGCTGCGCCTGCTCAAGTCGAACGGAGTGATCTGA
- a CDS encoding MarR family winged helix-turn-helix transcriptional regulator → MARQHAPTPLESRLGYLLKHAQLRLARASAETLAPFGVDGHELAVLVVIAGDEPLSQIEVGARLGVDRTTMVALIDGLEDRGLVERRRSPRDRRKNIVGLTAAGEDCLRRGEEARREAERRFLAPLDEEEAASLVRALQVLVATERSAE, encoded by the coding sequence ATGGCCCGCCAGCATGCCCCCACGCCCCTCGAGTCCCGGCTCGGCTACCTCCTCAAGCACGCGCAGCTGCGCCTGGCCCGCGCGTCGGCCGAGACGCTCGCGCCCTTCGGGGTCGACGGACACGAGTTGGCCGTCCTGGTGGTCATCGCCGGCGACGAGCCGCTGTCCCAGATCGAGGTGGGCGCTCGGCTCGGTGTCGACCGGACCACGATGGTGGCGCTGATCGACGGCCTTGAGGACCGCGGCCTGGTCGAGCGCAGGCGCAGCCCCCGGGACCGGCGCAAGAACATCGTCGGGCTGACGGCGGCGGGCGAGGACTGCCTGCGCCGGGGCGAGGAGGCGCGCCGCGAGGCGGAGCGCCGCTTCCTGGCTCCGCTGGACGAGGAAGAGGCGGCCTCGCTCGTACGGGCCTTGCAGGTCCTTGTGGCGACGGAACGGTCCGCAGAGTGA
- the sucC gene encoding ADP-forming succinate--CoA ligase subunit beta yields the protein MDLYEHQARELFEEHGIVVPRAEVTDSPKEAREIARRLGGRVVVKAQVKTGGRGKAGGVKLAADPAAAELTARQILGMDIKGHTVGKVMLAQPVDIESEFYVSYVLDRAAGRFLAIASAEGGMEIEEVAATRPEAVARVHIDPAEGVTSAKAAGIAEAAGLPPQTVDVLVRLWQVLTREDAVLVEVNPLVRTRQGRILALDGKVTLDDNSRFRQARWGAQGAEHDDPLEARAAAKGLNYVKLHGEVGIIGNGAGLVMSTLDVVAGCGARPANFLDIGGGASARIMADGLSVILSDPAVKSVFVNVFGGITACDAVADGIVQALESVQLTKPLVVRLDGNNAARGRAILDERRHPLVQQATTMDGAARRAAELANAL from the coding sequence ATGGACCTGTACGAACACCAGGCAAGGGAACTCTTCGAGGAACACGGCATCGTGGTGCCGAGGGCCGAGGTCACCGACTCGCCCAAGGAGGCGCGCGAGATCGCCCGCAGGCTCGGTGGCCGGGTCGTCGTCAAAGCGCAGGTGAAGACAGGCGGCCGCGGCAAGGCGGGCGGGGTCAAGCTCGCCGCGGACCCGGCCGCCGCCGAACTGACCGCGCGCCAGATCCTCGGCATGGACATCAAGGGGCACACCGTCGGCAAGGTGATGCTCGCCCAACCCGTCGACATCGAGAGCGAGTTCTATGTCTCCTATGTGCTCGACCGTGCGGCCGGCCGTTTCCTCGCGATCGCCTCCGCGGAGGGCGGCATGGAGATCGAGGAGGTCGCCGCCACCAGGCCCGAGGCGGTCGCGCGCGTGCACATCGACCCCGCCGAGGGCGTCACCTCCGCGAAGGCGGCCGGGATCGCCGAGGCCGCCGGCCTGCCCCCACAGACCGTCGACGTCCTAGTCCGCCTGTGGCAGGTGCTCACCCGCGAGGACGCTGTCCTCGTCGAGGTGAACCCGCTCGTCCGGACGCGACAGGGCCGTATTCTCGCCCTCGACGGCAAGGTCACCCTCGACGACAACTCCCGCTTCAGGCAGGCCCGTTGGGGTGCGCAGGGCGCGGAACACGACGACCCGCTGGAGGCACGGGCCGCCGCCAAGGGCCTCAACTACGTGAAACTGCACGGCGAGGTCGGCATCATCGGCAACGGCGCGGGCCTTGTCATGTCGACCCTCGACGTCGTAGCCGGCTGCGGCGCCCGCCCCGCCAACTTCCTCGACATCGGCGGCGGCGCCTCCGCCCGGATCATGGCCGACGGGCTGTCCGTCATCCTCTCCGACCCGGCCGTGAAGTCGGTCTTCGTCAACGTTTTCGGCGGGATCACCGCCTGCGACGCGGTCGCCGACGGCATCGTGCAGGCCCTGGAATCCGTCCAGCTGACCAAGCCGCTCGTCGTCCGCCTCGACGGCAACAACGCGGCCCGGGGGCGCGCGATCCTCGACGAGCGCCGGCATCCCCTGGTCCAGCAGGCCACCACCATGGACGGCGCCGCGCGCCGGGCCGCCGAACTCGCCAACGCCCTCTGA
- a CDS encoding thiamine pyrophosphate-binding protein, producing the protein MPDDTQDVISGGHLVAKALKAEGVDRIYTLCGGHIIDIYDGCVDEGIEVVDVRHEQVAAHAADGYARITGKPGCAVVTAGPGTTDAVTGVANAFRAESPMLLIGGQGALTQHKMGSLQDLPHVDMMTPITKFAAAVPDTARAADMVSMAFRECYHGAPGPSFLEIPRDVLDAKVPVAKARVPKPGAYRASTRSAGDPEAVEKLADLLVHAEKPAILLGSQVWTTRGTEAAVDLVRTLNIPAYMNGAGRGTLPPGDPHHFQLSRRYAFSHADVIVVVGTPFDFRMGYGKRLSPDATVVQIDLDYRTVGKNRDIGLGIVGDAGLVLKSVTEAASGRVNGGASKRKEWLDELRAAEQTAIEKRLPSLKSDASPIHPYRLVSEINDFLTEDSIYIGDGGDIVTFSGQVVQPKSPGHWMDPGPLGTLGVGIPFVLAAKQARPDKEVVALFGDGAFSLTGWDFETLVRYDLPFVGIVGNNSSMNQIRYGQAQKYGLERERVGNTLGDVHYDKFAQMLGGYGEEVRDPADIGPALRRARESGKPSLINVWVDPDAYAPGTMNQTMYK; encoded by the coding sequence ATGCCCGACGACACCCAGGACGTCATTTCCGGCGGTCATCTCGTTGCCAAGGCCCTGAAGGCCGAGGGGGTCGACCGCATCTACACCTTGTGCGGCGGCCACATCATCGACATCTACGACGGCTGCGTGGACGAAGGCATAGAGGTCGTCGACGTACGCCACGAGCAGGTCGCCGCCCACGCCGCCGACGGCTACGCGCGCATCACCGGAAAGCCCGGCTGCGCGGTCGTCACGGCGGGTCCCGGTACGACCGACGCCGTGACCGGTGTCGCCAACGCCTTCCGCGCGGAGTCGCCGATGCTGCTGATCGGCGGCCAAGGGGCCCTCACCCAGCACAAGATGGGGTCCCTTCAGGACCTGCCGCACGTCGACATGATGACGCCCATCACCAAGTTCGCGGCGGCCGTGCCGGACACGGCCCGCGCGGCCGACATGGTGTCGATGGCGTTCCGCGAGTGCTACCACGGCGCGCCCGGGCCCTCCTTCCTGGAGATCCCGCGCGACGTGCTCGACGCCAAGGTGCCGGTGGCCAAGGCGCGCGTGCCCAAGCCCGGCGCCTACCGCGCCTCGACCCGCTCGGCCGGCGACCCCGAGGCCGTCGAGAAGCTCGCCGATCTGCTCGTCCACGCCGAGAAGCCCGCGATCCTGCTGGGCAGCCAGGTGTGGACGACCCGCGGCACCGAGGCCGCCGTCGATCTCGTACGCACGCTGAACATCCCGGCGTACATGAACGGCGCCGGCCGCGGCACCCTGCCGCCGGGCGACCCGCACCACTTCCAGCTCTCCCGCCGCTACGCCTTCTCCCACGCCGACGTCATCGTCGTCGTCGGCACGCCCTTCGACTTCCGCATGGGCTACGGCAAGCGGCTGTCACCGGACGCGACCGTCGTGCAGATCGACCTCGACTACCGGACCGTCGGCAAGAACCGGGACATCGGCCTCGGGATCGTGGGCGATGCGGGGCTGGTCCTGAAGTCGGTGACCGAGGCCGCCTCCGGACGCGTCAATGGCGGTGCGTCCAAGCGCAAGGAGTGGCTCGACGAGCTGCGCGCCGCCGAGCAGACCGCGATCGAGAAGCGGCTGCCCAGCCTCAAGTCGGACGCCTCACCGATCCACCCGTACCGCCTGGTCAGCGAGATCAACGACTTCCTCACCGAGGACTCGATCTACATCGGTGACGGCGGTGACATCGTCACCTTCTCCGGTCAGGTCGTCCAGCCGAAGTCACCGGGCCACTGGATGGACCCGGGTCCACTGGGCACCCTCGGCGTCGGCATCCCCTTCGTGCTCGCGGCCAAACAGGCGCGGCCCGACAAGGAGGTCGTCGCCCTCTTCGGTGACGGCGCGTTCTCCCTCACCGGCTGGGACTTCGAGACCCTCGTCCGTTACGACCTCCCGTTCGTCGGCATCGTCGGCAACAACTCCTCGATGAACCAGATCCGTTACGGCCAGGCCCAGAAGTACGGCCTGGAGCGCGAGCGGGTCGGCAACACGCTCGGCGACGTCCACTACGACAAGTTCGCGCAGATGCTGGGCGGTTACGGCGAGGAGGTCCGCGACCCCGCCGACATCGGCCCCGCGCTGCGGCGCGCCCGTGAGTCCGGCAAGCCCTCGCTGATCAACGTCTGGGTGGACCCGGACGCGTACGCCCCCGGAACCATGAACCAGACCATGTACAAGTGA
- a CDS encoding LLM class flavin-dependent oxidoreductase, whose translation MTDVRFGIKTAPMHVSYEDIRRVWLEADAVPEIEDAWLWDHLLPIAGPKDGQALESWTLLAALAAQTRRLRLGVLVTSNRVRPPAVLGKMASTLDVVSGGRLVVGLGVGGTHQPPGAGGIAGENPAIAEYEAYGLTLVPPGEGIARLGETVEILKRMWTRDVFDFEGRHYRLKGTRCEPKPVQRPGPPLLIGGWGTRLLRLVAEHADVWNIPGPPHNRVEFIAERGRVLDAHCADLGRDPREIRRSVQLVVSYDDPAATRATVEELVAAGMNHIVLNLPRPYPWGVARWLADEIIAGWRPPHARATRPPLTA comes from the coding sequence ATGACTGATGTGCGCTTCGGTATCAAGACCGCCCCCATGCACGTCTCCTACGAGGACATCCGCCGCGTCTGGCTGGAGGCCGACGCCGTGCCCGAGATCGAGGACGCCTGGCTCTGGGACCACCTGCTGCCCATCGCGGGGCCGAAGGACGGGCAGGCACTCGAGAGCTGGACGCTGCTCGCCGCCCTGGCCGCACAGACCCGGCGGCTGCGCCTCGGCGTGCTTGTCACCAGCAACCGCGTCCGCCCGCCCGCGGTCCTGGGGAAGATGGCCTCCACCCTGGACGTGGTCTCCGGGGGGCGGCTCGTCGTGGGGCTCGGTGTCGGGGGCACCCATCAGCCGCCCGGCGCGGGCGGGATCGCCGGGGAGAATCCGGCGATCGCCGAGTACGAGGCGTACGGGCTCACGCTGGTCCCGCCGGGTGAGGGGATCGCCCGGCTCGGCGAGACCGTCGAGATCCTCAAGCGCATGTGGACGCGTGACGTCTTCGACTTCGAGGGGCGCCACTACCGGCTGAAGGGCACGCGATGCGAGCCCAAGCCCGTGCAGCGGCCGGGCCCGCCACTGCTGATCGGCGGCTGGGGAACCCGCCTGCTACGGCTTGTCGCCGAGCACGCCGACGTCTGGAACATCCCCGGGCCGCCGCACAACCGCGTGGAGTTCATCGCCGAACGCGGGCGGGTGCTCGACGCGCACTGCGCAGACCTCGGGCGTGATCCGCGCGAGATCAGGCGGTCGGTGCAGCTCGTCGTGTCGTACGACGACCCCGCCGCGACGCGCGCGACGGTGGAGGAGCTCGTCGCCGCGGGGATGAACCACATCGTGCTCAATCTGCCCCGCCCCTACCCGTGGGGCGTCGCCCGATGGCTGGCCGACGAGATCATCGCCGGGTGGCGCCCGCCGCACGCGCGCGCCACCCGGCCGCCCCTCACGGCATGA
- a CDS encoding aldehyde dehydrogenase family protein, with product MAPTLTLKSGTSWADAWRRCVAVAPEAFRDDRVLNLWDSSWQADGRALPATSPVDGTPIAGPPRLDRATARRAVRAALDRHRAWRHVPLAERRARVAATLDALTEHRELLALLLVWEIGKPWRLAQADVDRAIDGVRWYVDGIEPMIGDRGPLDGPVSNIASWNYPMSVLVHAMLVQALAGNAVIAKTPTDGGVACLTLACALAAREGIPVTLVSGSGGELSEALVRAPEIGCVSFVGGRDTGAAVATAVADLGKRHILEQEGLNTWGIWNHTDWDALAAVIPKLFDYGKQRCTAYPRFVVQRSLFDEFLAAYLPAVRSLRVGHPLAVERREDPCPDLDFGPVINAAKAKELADQVAEAIDRGAVPLHRGRPADARFLPGQDTSAYVQPVTLLNPPPSSPLHHAEPFGPVDTIVLVDTEAELLAAMNASNGALVATLSTDDSATYDRLAPHIRAFKVGHGKPRSRGDRDELFGGFGASWRGAFVGGELLVRAVTQGPAGERLPGNFPEYQLMP from the coding sequence ATGGCACCCACCCTCACCCTCAAATCCGGAACATCCTGGGCCGACGCCTGGCGGCGCTGCGTCGCCGTCGCCCCCGAGGCCTTCCGCGACGACCGTGTCCTCAACCTCTGGGACTCCTCCTGGCAGGCGGACGGCCGCGCGCTGCCCGCCACCAGCCCCGTCGACGGCACCCCGATCGCGGGACCGCCGCGCCTCGACCGGGCGACTGCCCGGCGGGCCGTGCGGGCGGCGCTGGACCGGCACCGCGCCTGGCGCCATGTGCCGCTGGCCGAACGCCGCGCCCGGGTCGCCGCGACCCTCGACGCGCTCACCGAACACCGCGAACTGCTCGCGCTCCTCCTCGTCTGGGAGATCGGCAAGCCATGGCGGCTGGCGCAGGCCGACGTGGACCGGGCCATCGACGGAGTGCGCTGGTACGTCGACGGAATCGAACCGATGATCGGCGACCGGGGCCCGCTGGACGGCCCGGTCTCCAACATCGCGAGCTGGAACTACCCCATGAGCGTCCTGGTCCACGCGATGCTGGTCCAGGCCCTGGCGGGCAACGCGGTCATCGCCAAGACACCGACCGACGGCGGTGTCGCCTGCCTCACCCTGGCCTGCGCGCTCGCCGCACGCGAGGGGATCCCCGTCACCCTCGTCAGCGGCAGCGGGGGCGAGCTGTCCGAGGCGCTGGTGCGGGCGCCGGAGATCGGCTGCGTCTCCTTCGTCGGCGGCCGCGACACGGGCGCCGCGGTGGCCACGGCCGTCGCCGACCTCGGCAAGCGACACATCCTCGAACAGGAGGGACTCAACACCTGGGGCATCTGGAACCACACGGACTGGGACGCGCTCGCGGCCGTCATCCCCAAACTCTTCGACTACGGCAAACAGCGCTGCACGGCGTATCCCCGCTTCGTCGTCCAGCGGTCCCTGTTCGACGAGTTCCTTGCGGCGTACCTGCCGGCGGTCCGCTCCCTGCGCGTCGGGCATCCGCTCGCCGTGGAGCGGCGTGAGGACCCCTGCCCCGATCTGGACTTCGGTCCGGTGATCAACGCGGCCAAGGCGAAGGAACTGGCCGACCAGGTCGCCGAGGCGATCGACCGAGGCGCGGTCCCGCTGCACCGCGGCAGGCCCGCCGACGCGCGCTTCCTGCCCGGCCAGGACACATCGGCGTACGTCCAGCCGGTCACGCTCCTCAACCCGCCCCCCTCCTCGCCCCTCCACCACGCGGAGCCGTTCGGCCCGGTCGACACGATCGTCCTGGTCGACACGGAGGCGGAGCTGCTGGCCGCGATGAACGCGTCCAACGGTGCGCTGGTCGCCACGCTCTCCACGGACGACAGCGCGACGTACGACCGACTGGCCCCGCACATCCGCGCCTTCAAGGTCGGCCACGGCAAGCCGCGCTCGCGCGGAGACCGCGACGAACTCTTCGGCGGCTTCGGCGCGTCCTGGCGCGGCGCGTTCGTGGGCGGCGAGCTCCTGGTCCGCGCGGTGACTCAGGGGCCGGCGGGGGAGCGGCTGCCCGGGAACTTCCCGGAGTACCAGCTCATGCCGTGA
- the sucD gene encoding succinate--CoA ligase subunit alpha encodes MAIYLTKESKVLVQGMTGGEGMKHTRRMLAAGTDVVGGVNPRKAGRTVDFDDRAVPVFGSVREGIGATGADVTVVFVPPAFAKAAVIEAADAGIGLAVVITEGIPVHDSVAFTSYATSKGTRIIGPNCPGLITPGQSNAGIIPADITKPGRIGLVSKSGTLTYQLMYELRDIGFSTCVGIGGDPVVGTTHIDCLAAFEADPDTELIVMIGEIGGDAEERAAAYIRAHVTKPVVGYIAGFTAPEGKTMGHAGAIVSGSSGTARAKKEALEAAGVRVGRTPTETARLALALLEAARARPTGSDT; translated from the coding sequence ATGGCCATCTACCTCACCAAGGAGAGCAAGGTTCTCGTCCAGGGCATGACCGGCGGCGAGGGCATGAAGCACACCCGCCGCATGCTCGCGGCCGGCACGGACGTCGTCGGCGGCGTCAATCCGCGCAAGGCGGGCCGCACCGTCGACTTCGACGACCGTGCCGTCCCCGTCTTCGGCTCGGTACGCGAGGGCATCGGGGCGACCGGCGCCGACGTCACCGTCGTCTTCGTGCCGCCCGCGTTCGCCAAGGCCGCCGTCATCGAGGCCGCCGACGCCGGCATCGGCCTCGCCGTCGTCATCACCGAGGGCATCCCGGTCCACGACTCGGTCGCCTTCACCTCGTACGCCACGTCGAAGGGCACCCGGATCATCGGCCCCAACTGCCCGGGCCTGATCACCCCCGGTCAGTCGAACGCGGGCATCATCCCCGCCGACATCACCAAGCCGGGCCGCATCGGCCTGGTCTCCAAGTCCGGCACGCTCACCTACCAGCTCATGTACGAGCTGCGGGACATCGGCTTCTCGACGTGCGTCGGCATCGGCGGCGACCCGGTCGTCGGCACGACCCACATCGACTGCCTGGCCGCCTTCGAGGCCGACCCCGACACCGAACTGATCGTGATGATCGGCGAGATCGGCGGCGACGCGGAGGAGCGGGCGGCCGCATACATCCGCGCACACGTCACCAAGCCGGTGGTCGGCTACATCGCGGGCTTCACCGCACCCGAGGGAAAGACGATGGGGCACGCGGGCGCCATCGTCTCCGGCTCCTCGGGCACGGCGCGGGCGAAGAAGGAGGCGCTGGAGGCCGCGGGGGTGAGGGTGGGCCGCACACCCACGGAGACCGCGCGTCTGGCGCTGGCCCTACTGGAAGCGGCGCGCGCTCGCCCTACTGGTAGCGACACGTGA
- a CDS encoding acetate--CoA ligase family protein, with the protein MAEDRVLRVRSLLDAVRAEGRTALTAPEGKVIADAYGIAVPGEELATDVDEAVAYAARFGGPVVMKIVSPDILHKTDAGGVIVGVEGAADVRAAFHKIVENARAYDPGARIEGVQVQELLPQGQEVIVGAVTDPTFGKVVAFGLGGVLVEVLKDVTFRLAPVDADEALSMLDSIRSAEILRGVRGRAGVDRWSIAEQIRRVSQLVAEFPEIAEVDLNPVIATPQGAVAADIRVILTDAPAKERRRYTRDEILTSMRRLMQPSSVAVIGASNEQGKIGNSVMRNLVDGGFPGEIHPVNPKADDILDRKAYKSVTDVPGEVDVAVFAIPAKFVAAALEEVGRKKIPNAVLIPSGFAETGEHELQAEIVAIAERYGIRLLGPNIYGYYSTWQDLCATFCTPYDVKGGVALTSQSGGIGMAILGFARTTKTGVSAIVGLGNKSDLDEDDLLTWFGEDPHTECIAMHLEDLKDGRAFVEAARATVPKKPVVVLKAGRTAAGAKAAGSHTGALAGDDAVYDDILRQAGVIRAPGLNDMLEYARALPVLPTPKGDNVVIITGAGGSGVLLSDAVTDNGLSLMEIPPDLDASFREFIPPFGAAGNPVDITGGEPPSTYEATIRLGLEDPRIHALVLGYWHTIVTPPMVFAELTARVVAEFRERGIEKPVVASLAGDVEVEEACQYLYERGVVAYPYTTEKPVAVLGAKYRWARAAGLL; encoded by the coding sequence ATGGCCGAAGACCGGGTGCTGAGGGTGCGATCGCTCCTCGACGCCGTGCGGGCCGAGGGGCGCACCGCGCTCACCGCGCCCGAGGGCAAGGTGATCGCCGACGCGTACGGGATCGCCGTACCCGGCGAGGAGCTGGCGACGGACGTGGACGAGGCGGTGGCGTACGCGGCGCGCTTCGGCGGGCCCGTCGTGATGAAGATCGTCTCCCCCGACATCCTGCACAAGACCGACGCCGGCGGCGTGATCGTCGGCGTGGAGGGCGCGGCGGACGTACGGGCCGCGTTCCACAAGATCGTCGAGAATGCGCGCGCGTACGACCCGGGCGCCCGCATCGAGGGCGTACAGGTCCAGGAGCTGCTCCCCCAGGGACAGGAGGTCATCGTCGGCGCGGTCACCGATCCGACCTTCGGGAAGGTCGTCGCCTTCGGGCTCGGCGGGGTCCTCGTCGAGGTTCTCAAGGACGTCACGTTCCGCCTCGCGCCCGTGGACGCCGACGAGGCGCTGTCCATGCTGGACTCGATCCGCTCGGCCGAGATCCTGCGCGGGGTGCGCGGCCGGGCGGGCGTGGACCGGTGGTCGATCGCCGAGCAGATCCGCCGGGTCTCCCAACTCGTCGCGGAGTTCCCGGAGATCGCCGAGGTGGACCTCAACCCCGTCATCGCCACCCCTCAGGGCGCGGTCGCGGCGGACATCCGCGTGATCCTCACCGACGCGCCCGCCAAGGAACGCCGTCGCTACACGCGCGACGAGATCCTCACTTCCATGCGCCGGTTGATGCAGCCGTCGTCGGTCGCCGTGATCGGCGCCTCCAACGAGCAGGGCAAGATCGGCAATTCGGTCATGCGCAACCTCGTCGACGGCGGCTTCCCCGGAGAGATCCATCCGGTGAACCCCAAGGCCGATGACATTCTGGACCGCAAGGCGTACAAGAGTGTCACGGACGTTCCCGGTGAGGTGGATGTGGCGGTCTTCGCGATCCCCGCCAAGTTCGTGGCCGCGGCGCTGGAGGAGGTGGGACGCAAGAAGATCCCCAACGCCGTCCTGATCCCCTCCGGGTTCGCGGAGACCGGCGAGCACGAGCTCCAGGCCGAGATCGTGGCGATCGCCGAGCGGTACGGCATCCGGCTGCTCGGGCCGAACATCTACGGCTACTACTCGACGTGGCAGGACCTGTGCGCCACGTTCTGCACGCCGTACGACGTCAAGGGCGGGGTCGCGCTGACCTCGCAGTCCGGTGGCATCGGGATGGCCATCCTGGGCTTCGCGCGGACCACCAAGACGGGTGTGTCGGCGATCGTCGGTCTCGGCAACAAGTCGGACCTGGACGAGGACGACCTGCTGACATGGTTCGGCGAGGACCCGCACACCGAGTGCATCGCGATGCACCTGGAGGACCTCAAGGACGGGCGTGCCTTCGTGGAGGCGGCCCGGGCGACGGTCCCGAAGAAGCCGGTCGTGGTCCTGAAGGCCGGCCGTACGGCGGCGGGAGCGAAGGCGGCCGGTTCGCACACGGGGGCACTCGCGGGTGACGACGCCGTGTACGACGACATCCTGCGGCAGGCCGGTGTCATCAGGGCGCCCGGACTGAACGACATGCTGGAGTACGCGCGCGCGTTGCCGGTGCTGCCCACCCCGAAGGGGGACAACGTGGTGATCATCACCGGGGCGGGCGGCAGTGGCGTACTGCTGTCCGACGCGGTGACCGACAACGGCCTGTCCCTGATGGAGATCCCGCCGGACCTGGACGCGTCCTTCAGGGAGTTCATTCCGCCCTTCGGGGCCGCGGGCAACCCGGTGGACATCACCGGGGGCGAGCCACCGTCGACGTACGAGGCGACGATCCGGCTGGGCCTTGAGGACCCGCGCATCCACGCGCTGGTGCTGGGCTACTGGCACACCATCGTGACTCCTCCGATGGTGTTCGCCGAGCTCACCGCGCGCGTGGTGGCCGAATTCCGTGAGCGTGGCATCGAGAAGCCGGTGGTGGCGTCGCTCGCGGGTGACGTCGAGGTCGAGGAGGCCTGCCAGTACCTGTACGAGCGGGGGGTCGTGGCGTACCCGTACACGACCGAGAAGCCGGTGGCCGTGCTCGGTGCGAAGTATCGCTGGGCGCGTGCGGCGGGGCTCCTGTGA
- a CDS encoding transposase family protein: MSCPRCGTPTAKVHGHHGRTVAEVPVVGRRAVVRLGVRRLVCPVLGCRRQIFRERIPGPLERHARRTVRLTGQISGWQGSCAVVRPLDSPAFWSRRSPGVWLCACCGACGTATGVPPGSLSARSAVRPMTVWRISGRVWTWRRPATRGCDPQLAALAHRGQALFSRVRPRSRGRWCR; the protein is encoded by the coding sequence ATGTCCTGCCCGAGGTGTGGGACGCCAACAGCGAAGGTGCACGGGCATCATGGACGGACGGTGGCGGAGGTGCCGGTCGTCGGCCGCCGGGCCGTCGTCCGGCTGGGCGTACGGCGGCTGGTCTGCCCGGTCCTGGGATGTCGGCGGCAGATCTTCCGCGAGCGGATCCCCGGGCCGCTGGAGCGTCATGCGCGTCGGACGGTGCGGCTGACGGGCCAGATATCCGGGTGGCAGGGGAGTTGTGCGGTCGTGCGGCCACTCGACTCGCCCGCGTTCTGGTCGCGCCGGAGTCCCGGGGTATGGCTCTGCGCCTGTTGCGGCGCCTGCGGTACCGCAACGGGCGTTCCACCGGGGTCGTTGTCGGCAAGATCAGCCGTGAGGCCCATGACCGTCTGGCGGATATCCGGGAGAGTCTGGACATGGAGGCGGCCCGCGACCCGTGGCTGCGACCCGCAACTGGCCGCCCTGGCCCACCGCGGGCAGGCCCTCTTCTCCCGCGTGCGTCCGCGTAGTCGGGGTCGGTGGTGCCGATGA